CAAACACATAACGCAACATGCAAAAAGGATATCGTACGAAGATATGCTAAATGAAGAAATCATTATTAGTCACGACTAGCAACTTAATAGGTTAATCATATCTATCCAGAACGTTTTGAAGACTTGTACCATGAACTCATGATGATTACTAAGAAAACCAGGGTGAAGAGTTGAAGAAGAATGGAAGTAGATCTATAAGTTTGGCACTCTGGAATGGGAGAAGCAGGACGGAAATAGTCGCCGCGAGATCGTGTTGAGTAGAAATTAGCGGATATAGAACCGACATAGACTGTTACTTAAGTATTATTTATTTCTTCAAAGCTTGTATAGGCCACTGGACTACCAGTACCAAATTTTTTTATTATTTGTTCTGTTGAAGATTGAAATCTTAACAACACTTCTGCAGGCGCCTCAATGCCGTCAAAAAACTTTCTATTTTTCTCAGTGCCTTCTTCAACAATACCCCATTTTGTTGGCTGGAATGCACAGACTACTTTACCACGATTAATACCAACAACATATTGAATGTATTGAGGCCTTCTTTTATCTAACTTCCAGTTTCCACGAGTTGCTTCGTAGTAATCCTTACCATCTTTTAGTCCGTTATGAATTTTTAATAACAATATTTCATGTGTCATATGAGTCCTCCAATTCTTACTATAAATATATCAAATGTTTGACATGACATGAGAAAATAATAATAAGAAGATAGATCAGTCGCTTGCCAAACTCAATCCCTCGGCCATCTTGAGCGCGTGCTACGTGTTTGTCTTTCAAGTTTCTACTTTACAGGAATGCACCTTTAAGTATCTTTTTTTTTGTATACAAAACACCTTAACGGTTAAATAGTCTACGAAGGAACACACCCTGCTGTTTTCTGCTATTTGATGACATCCCATATTTTCATTATTTTAAGCTGTTTGGCATTTGGTGCATTAATAAACTCCTCTATAAAGTCTTCCAGCTCCTCTGGTATATGATTAACAATAGGCCAAGGCGTGTTAATCCTACCCAATAAATAATCCACAGAGCAATCAAAGATTTCGGCAATCTTCAATAGCGCCGTTCCGTCAGGTTCATTTCGACCAGTCTCATAATGACTATAGGCTTGACGGCTAATCCCCAATTGTTCAGCCATATGATCTTGACTGAGACTTCTTGCTTTCCTGTTTTCTTTTAATCTATCAGGCAACATAAAATATCCCCTTAAAATGGAATGATGTAAATACTGTGTGTTGCCTATAATTATAACGCAACAATCTGTTGCATTTTAGTTACAAAAAATAGCAAATAGGCATTGACTGATACTTAAAATATTATGTATGATGATTCAAGGTAAAATATATTAAACGTAGATTTTTATAAAATAAGCAACCAAAAATAGCTCTTGTC
The genomic region above belongs to Caldalkalibacillus salinus and contains:
- a CDS encoding helix-turn-helix domain-containing protein, which codes for MPDRLKENRKARSLSQDHMAEQLGISRQAYSHYETGRNEPDGTALLKIAEIFDCSVDYLLGRINTPWPIVNHIPEELEDFIEEFINAPNAKQLKIMKIWDVIK